AGCCGGGCAGCGGCCCCGGCGAGTTCAACCTGCCCCACAATATCTGCTGCGACGCCGACGGCTGGGTCTATGTCGCCGACCGCGAGAACCACCGCGTCCAGGTGTTCGACGGCAATGGCCGCTACGAGACGCAGATCAACAACATGCACCGGCCGAGCGGCTTGGCGATCACCACAGGCCCCTGCCCGCATTGCATCGTCGGCGAGCTCGCGCCCTATCAGCCGGTCAACCGGCTGACCCCCAATCTCGGGCCGCGCGTCAGCATTCTCGACCAGTCCGGCAAGCTCGTCTCGAGGCTCGATCGCGGCGCCGGCGCGGGGCTGGAACCGGGCCAGTTCGTCTCGCCGCACAGCATTGCGCTGGACTCGCTCGGCGACCTCTATGTCGGCGAGGTCGCGGCGACAGACTGGCTTGCGGTTTTCCCGGATCAGCCCAAGCCGCCGGCACTGCGCCGCTTCCAGAAATTCGCGCGGGTGGCGGCGGCGGTCAACGCCTAGCGACTTTTGATCGACGTTTCTGCGCCTCGCTCATCGACTGCCCGACCTGCAATGCCATTCGAAGCTTACCCATCCCCGGACATGGGCGCGCAGCGCCTTGAACCTGTCGAAGCGCTTGCCCGATGGTCGCCGGAAGGGGGCGGCACACCACCACCACCTGCCGGCCCTGTGATGCAGCCCGGGCACAGGCAAGCCCAAAAAGCGCCGCGATCTTCGGATGATTGGCCCCCGGCCTGTCCAGG
This portion of the Phreatobacter stygius genome encodes:
- a CDS encoding peptidyl-alpha-hydroxyglycine alpha-amidating lyase family protein, which translates into the protein MGEIFGTGGLSFAAQADWARLPDEIRLGDVAGIAIDRRDRVYLFNRGDHPVVVLDRQGSLVDSWGQDIFSNAHGAHIGADDCLYLTDNGDHTLRKFSLDGKLLLTIGEPKRPAPFMSGRPFCRCTHSALSPKGEIYVSDGYGNAAIHKFAPDGRHLLSWGQPGSGPGEFNLPHNICCDADGWVYVADRENHRVQVFDGNGRYETQINNMHRPSGLAITTGPCPHCIVGELAPYQPVNRLTPNLGPRVSILDQSGKLVSRLDRGAGAGLEPGQFVSPHSIALDSLGDLYVGEVAATDWLAVFPDQPKPPALRRFQKFARVAAAVNA